The following coding sequences are from one Streptomyces venezuelae window:
- a CDS encoding 3-oxoacyl-ACP synthase III family protein, translated as MTDMATDIAVLGTGHYVPDRIVSNDEVGAPAGVEGEWIVRKTAIRERRWAAPDEATSDLAVKAARAALESAGITAAQLSVIVVATSTPDRPQPPTAVYVQQKLGALGAASFDVNAVCSGSMYALSVVEGMLARRGGHALVIGADVYSRILDPADRKTVVLFGDGAGAMVLGAGTGSTGARVRHVALHTFGELADLIRVPAGGSRQPPDQAVLDAGLQYFAMDGREVRRFVLEQLPQLTKQFLHEAGVVPDDIAHFVPHQANGVMLDTVIGDLSLSRATTHLTLEQYGNTGAASIPITLDTAAREGAFSPGDLILMAGFGGGMAAGLALLEW; from the coding sequence ATGACGGACATGGCGACCGACATCGCCGTTCTCGGCACCGGCCACTACGTGCCGGACCGCATCGTCTCCAATGACGAGGTCGGGGCGCCGGCCGGGGTCGAGGGCGAGTGGATCGTCCGCAAGACCGCGATCCGGGAGCGGCGGTGGGCCGCGCCGGACGAGGCCACATCGGACCTGGCGGTCAAGGCGGCGCGGGCCGCACTGGAGTCGGCGGGCATCACCGCGGCCCAGCTGTCCGTGATCGTGGTGGCCACGTCCACGCCGGACCGGCCGCAGCCGCCGACCGCGGTGTACGTGCAGCAGAAGCTGGGCGCGCTCGGCGCGGCCTCCTTCGACGTCAACGCGGTCTGCTCGGGCAGCATGTACGCCCTCTCGGTGGTCGAGGGCATGCTGGCGCGGCGGGGCGGCCACGCCCTGGTGATCGGCGCGGACGTGTACTCGCGGATCCTCGATCCCGCCGACCGCAAGACGGTCGTGCTGTTCGGCGACGGCGCCGGGGCCATGGTCCTCGGCGCGGGAACCGGCTCCACCGGGGCCCGGGTGCGGCATGTCGCGCTGCACACCTTCGGCGAGCTCGCGGACCTGATCCGGGTGCCCGCCGGAGGCAGCAGGCAACCCCCCGACCAGGCCGTCCTCGACGCGGGACTCCAGTACTTCGCGATGGACGGACGCGAAGTGCGCCGCTTCGTGCTCGAGCAACTGCCGCAGCTCACCAAGCAGTTCCTGCACGAGGCGGGAGTGGTGCCCGACGACATCGCGCACTTCGTCCCGCACCAGGCCAACGGTGTCATGCTCGACACGGTGATCGGGGACCTGTCCCTGTCCCGTGCCACCACGCACCTGACGCTGGAGCAGTACGGCAACACCGGCGCGGCCTCCATCCCGATCACGCTGGACACGGCGGCCCGCGAGGGCGCCTTCAGTCCCGGCGACCTGATCCTGATGGCGGGCTTCGGCGGCGGCATGGCCGCGGGACTCGCCCTCCTCGAATGGTGA
- the aroA gene encoding 3-phosphoshikimate 1-carboxyvinyltransferase, translating into MITEKEPGTGLAARVPGSKSLTNRLLLLAAAADGTSTVRAPLVSEDTVAFRQALDVCGIPVQAGPGDTFWKVTGTGRGPTGSARPWCADAGTAARFLPPFAATGHGTFLFDGSSQLRARPQRPLIEALRALGADLEPGPGNGLPLLLRARGVEGGDLSVDSSLSSQYLSGLLMAAPLMRRGLRIRTGDLVSRPYIDMTLALMRRFGADVEESADGTIRVAPRPYDATDIVVEPDASSASYVFAAAAVTGGTVTVPGLGTESLQGDLRFVDVLRRTGADVRVGPTATTVTGNGPLRGGFTVDMGEISDTFMTLAAIAPLADAPITITGVAHARLKESDRVAAMAENLRACGIETAEGPDRLTIHPGTPRPARIACHRDHRIAMSFSVLGLAVPGTVSLDDPDCVAKTFPEFHDEIRRLFQDSP; encoded by the coding sequence GTGATCACGGAGAAGGAGCCCGGCACCGGCCTGGCCGCCCGAGTACCGGGATCCAAGAGTCTGACCAACCGGCTGCTGCTCCTCGCCGCCGCGGCCGACGGCACGAGCACCGTCCGCGCCCCGCTCGTGAGCGAGGACACGGTCGCCTTCCGCCAGGCACTCGACGTGTGCGGCATCCCGGTGCAGGCAGGGCCGGGGGACACGTTCTGGAAAGTGACCGGCACGGGACGCGGCCCCACCGGCTCCGCCCGCCCCTGGTGCGCCGACGCCGGAACCGCGGCCCGCTTCCTGCCCCCGTTCGCCGCCACCGGACACGGCACCTTCCTCTTCGACGGCTCGTCGCAACTGCGTGCCCGCCCGCAGCGCCCCCTCATCGAAGCGCTCCGCGCCCTGGGCGCCGACCTCGAACCGGGCCCCGGCAACGGACTCCCTCTGCTGCTCCGCGCCCGCGGCGTCGAGGGCGGCGACCTCTCCGTGGACTCCTCCCTGAGCAGCCAGTACCTCAGCGGCCTCCTGATGGCGGCCCCCCTCATGCGCCGCGGCCTGCGGATCCGCACCGGAGACCTGGTCAGCCGCCCCTACATCGACATGACCCTCGCCCTGATGCGGCGCTTCGGGGCCGACGTCGAGGAGAGCGCCGACGGCACCATCCGTGTCGCGCCACGGCCCTACGACGCCACCGACATCGTGGTCGAACCCGACGCGTCCTCCGCCTCGTACGTCTTCGCCGCGGCGGCCGTCACCGGAGGCACCGTCACCGTGCCCGGCCTCGGCACCGAAAGTCTCCAGGGCGACCTGCGCTTCGTCGACGTCCTGCGGCGGACCGGCGCCGACGTCCGCGTCGGCCCGACCGCCACCACCGTCACCGGCAACGGTCCGTTGCGGGGCGGCTTCACCGTCGACATGGGCGAGATCTCCGACACCTTCATGACCCTCGCGGCCATCGCGCCGCTCGCTGACGCCCCCATCACGATCACCGGCGTCGCCCACGCCCGGCTGAAGGAGTCCGACCGCGTCGCCGCGATGGCGGAGAACCTCCGCGCCTGCGGCATCGAGACCGCCGAGGGCCCCGACCGGCTCACCATCCACCCCGGGACGCCGCGCCCCGCCCGTATCGCCTGTCACCGCGACCACCGGATCGCGATGTCGTTCTCGGTCCTCGGGCTCGCCGTACCGGGCACGGTCTCGCTGGACGACCCGGACTGCGTGGCGAAGACGTTCCCCGAGTTCCACGACGAGATACGCCGCCTGTTCCAGGACAGTCCCTGA
- the aroC gene encoding chorismate synthase: MSRLRWLTAGESHGPALVATLEGLPAGVPVTTEMVADHLARRRLGYGRGARMKFERDEVTFLGGVRHGLSMGSPIAVMVGNTEWPKWEQVMSADPVDPEVLADLARNAPLTRPRPGHADLAGMQKYGFDEARPVLERASARETAARVALGAVARSFLKETAGIEIVSHVTELASAKAPYGVYPTPADVEKLDADPVRCLDADASKAMVAEIDQAHKDGDTLGGVVEVLAYGVPVGLGSHVHWDRRLDARLAAALMGIQAIKGVEVGDGFDLARVPGSKAHDEIVTTEDGIRRTSGRSGGTEGGLSTGELLRVRAAMKPIATVPRALATIDVATGEAAKAHHQRSDVCAVPAAGIVAEAMVALVLADAVAEKFGGDSVPETRRNVRSYLDHLQIR; encoded by the coding sequence TTGAGCAGGTTGCGTTGGCTGACCGCGGGGGAGTCGCACGGACCCGCGCTTGTCGCGACGTTGGAGGGTCTTCCCGCCGGCGTTCCGGTGACGACGGAGATGGTGGCGGATCATCTGGCGCGGCGGCGTCTTGGGTATGGCCGGGGTGCGCGGATGAAGTTCGAGCGTGATGAGGTCACGTTCTTGGGCGGGGTCCGGCACGGTTTGAGCATGGGTTCGCCGATCGCGGTGATGGTGGGCAATACGGAGTGGCCCAAGTGGGAGCAGGTGATGTCGGCCGATCCGGTGGATCCGGAAGTGCTGGCCGATCTCGCCCGTAATGCCCCGCTGACCCGGCCGCGTCCGGGGCACGCGGATCTGGCGGGCATGCAGAAGTACGGCTTCGACGAGGCGCGGCCGGTGCTTGAGCGGGCGTCGGCGCGGGAGACCGCGGCGCGGGTGGCGCTGGGTGCGGTGGCGCGGTCGTTTTTGAAGGAGACGGCCGGGATCGAGATTGTCTCGCATGTGACGGAGCTGGCGTCGGCCAAGGCCCCCTACGGCGTGTACCCGACCCCCGCGGATGTCGAGAAGCTGGACGCGGATCCGGTGCGGTGCCTGGATGCGGACGCGTCGAAGGCGATGGTCGCGGAGATCGATCAGGCTCACAAGGACGGCGACACCCTGGGCGGTGTCGTGGAGGTCCTCGCGTACGGGGTGCCGGTCGGGCTCGGCTCGCACGTGCACTGGGACCGTCGCCTGGACGCACGTCTGGCGGCGGCGCTCATGGGCATTCAGGCGATCAAGGGCGTGGAGGTTGGTGACGGCTTCGATCTGGCCCGCGTGCCGGGTTCGAAGGCGCATGACGAGATCGTCACGACCGAGGACGGCATCCGGCGTACCTCGGGCCGCTCCGGTGGTACGGAGGGTGGTCTGTCCACGGGTGAGCTGTTGCGGGTGCGGGCGGCGATGAAGCCGATCGCGACGGTGCCGCGGGCGTTGGCGACGATCGATGTGGCGACGGGTGAGGCGGCCAAGGCGCATCACCAGCGCTCGGATGTGTGTGCTGTGCCGGCGGCGGGGATCGTCGCGGAGGCGATGGTGGCGTTGGTGCTCGCGGATGCGGTCGCGGAGAAGTTCGGCGGGGACAGTGTTCCCGAGACGCGCCGCAACGTGCGGTCCTACCTCGACCACCTGCAGATCCGCTGA
- a CDS encoding phage tail sheath family protein, whose product MPQQQPNQPRTATTTGPLGPGVRLREADVAGGAGHGAPYIHGVHTSVAAFIGDAPGLPAKPAFVRHPLEFIEAFSPRRNEGEPPSHIHDAVLGHFRNGGGGAWVLGTGEAATGGEEREQDRISAYRSALARLERLPEVSLVVAPDLWRVADDADRVAREIAGHCRRVGHRVALLHTRQGLDPVDVRHRPFGLAEPDARFVAVHYPWITVTEVGGHERLVPPSGHVSGMCCRGDTEQGVHATPVGALVGVVKQERDLSEHERESVTGHGVNCLRFVQGKGVRVLSARTLSTDADWAELGVRRLVNYTRASLEQGTRWAAFDTNSAQLRALVSQSTTTFLKGLWRQGALPGASPTEAFEVVCDDTNNTPEDVANGRVNLDVGLAALRPAEFVTFRIQHDTRNRTT is encoded by the coding sequence ATGCCACAACAGCAGCCGAATCAACCGCGCACAGCAACCACCACCGGCCCCCTCGGGCCCGGAGTCCGGCTCCGGGAGGCGGACGTCGCAGGCGGAGCGGGCCACGGCGCGCCCTACATCCACGGCGTGCACACCTCGGTGGCCGCCTTCATCGGGGACGCCCCCGGCCTGCCGGCCAAGCCCGCCTTCGTACGGCATCCGCTGGAGTTCATCGAGGCGTTCTCGCCCCGCAGGAACGAGGGGGAACCGCCGTCCCACATCCACGACGCCGTGCTCGGCCACTTCCGCAACGGAGGCGGCGGAGCATGGGTCCTGGGGACGGGGGAAGCCGCGACAGGCGGCGAAGAGAGGGAGCAGGACCGGATCTCGGCCTACCGGTCCGCCCTGGCCAGGCTGGAGCGGCTGCCGGAGGTCAGCCTCGTGGTCGCTCCGGACCTGTGGCGGGTGGCGGACGACGCGGACCGCGTCGCCCGGGAGATCGCCGGGCACTGCCGCCGCGTGGGGCACCGGGTCGCGCTGCTGCACACCCGGCAGGGCCTCGACCCCGTCGACGTGCGCCACCGGCCGTTCGGGCTCGCGGAACCCGACGCCCGGTTCGTCGCCGTGCACTATCCGTGGATCACGGTGACCGAGGTCGGCGGGCACGAACGTCTGGTGCCGCCTTCGGGTCATGTGTCGGGTATGTGCTGCCGCGGCGACACGGAGCAGGGCGTCCACGCGACTCCGGTGGGCGCGCTGGTGGGCGTGGTCAAGCAGGAGCGCGACCTGTCCGAGCACGAGCGGGAGTCGGTCACCGGACACGGGGTCAACTGCCTGCGGTTCGTCCAGGGGAAGGGCGTGCGGGTGCTCAGCGCGCGGACGCTGTCCACCGACGCCGACTGGGCGGAACTCGGCGTGCGCCGTCTGGTGAACTACACCCGCGCCTCCCTCGAACAGGGCACCCGTTGGGCCGCGTTCGACACCAACTCGGCTCAACTGCGCGCACTCGTGAGCCAGTCGACGACGACTTTCCTCAAGGGCCTCTGGCGGCAGGGCGCGCTGCCCGGCGCGTCCCCGACCGAGGCCTTCGAGGTCGTCTGCGACGACACCAACAACACCCCCGAGGACGTGGCGAACGGCCGGGTGAACCTCGACGTCGGCCTCGCCGCCCTGCGGCCCGCCGAGTTCGTCACGTTCCGGATCCAGCACGACACACGCAACAGAACCACTTGA
- a CDS encoding methyltransferase, with product MSPESTPRPAARATIDLITAAWHTQAVYAAAKLGLPDLIEAGHTGPAELAKAAGADEDAVRRLLRLLLRLGVVDGDENDGYRNTDVGDMLRDRPGSLRDVSLLYGEEFYRAWGESIETFRTGRTGFEKAYGRSLVGYLGEDPDAAERFQRAMKAQAKNFAFDAVPQHIDFGADRHIVDIGGGSGQLLATVLGAAPEARGTLIDLEHTMPIARAHLEQTVGADRADLVAGDMFTTPVPREADTYLLSRVLGDWQEEDCVRLLRSIREAMAPHSRLLIIEMVVQDGRAGLLAPLWDLHLMVVNGGHQRSIGEYRELAARTGLSIERSVQLPMETSALVLTPAG from the coding sequence ATGAGCCCGGAGAGCACCCCCCGACCGGCAGCCCGCGCCACCATCGACCTCATCACCGCCGCCTGGCACACCCAGGCCGTCTACGCGGCGGCCAAGCTGGGCCTGCCCGATCTGATCGAGGCGGGGCACACAGGACCCGCCGAGCTCGCCAAGGCCGCGGGCGCGGACGAGGACGCCGTCCGCCGACTGCTGCGTCTGCTGCTGCGTCTCGGCGTCGTGGACGGCGACGAGAACGACGGCTACCGCAACACCGACGTAGGCGACATGCTGCGGGACAGGCCCGGCTCGCTGCGCGACGTCTCCCTGCTCTACGGCGAGGAGTTCTACCGGGCCTGGGGCGAGTCGATCGAGACGTTCCGTACCGGCAGGACGGGTTTCGAGAAGGCGTACGGCCGGTCCCTCGTCGGCTATCTGGGCGAGGACCCCGATGCCGCGGAGCGCTTCCAGCGGGCCATGAAGGCCCAGGCCAAGAACTTCGCCTTCGACGCGGTCCCCCAGCACATCGACTTCGGCGCCGACCGGCACATCGTCGACATCGGGGGCGGCAGCGGCCAGCTGCTCGCCACGGTCCTCGGCGCCGCGCCCGAGGCACGCGGGACCCTGATCGACCTCGAACACACCATGCCCATCGCCCGAGCGCACCTGGAACAGACCGTGGGGGCCGACCGCGCCGATCTCGTCGCCGGGGACATGTTCACCACCCCGGTCCCGCGCGAGGCCGACACCTATCTCCTGTCCCGGGTCCTCGGCGACTGGCAGGAGGAGGACTGCGTACGCCTCCTGCGTTCCATACGCGAGGCCATGGCCCCGCACTCCCGCCTCCTGATCATCGAGATGGTCGTCCAGGACGGCAGGGCCGGGCTGCTGGCCCCGCTGTGGGACCTCCACCTGATGGTCGTCAACGGCGGTCATCAGCGTTCCATCGGCGAGTACCGCGAGCTGGCGGCCCGCACCGGTCTGTCCATCGAACGGTCTGTCCAACTGCCCATGGAAACCTCCGCCTTGGTGCTCACTCCGGCAGGCTGA
- a CDS encoding PhzA/PhzB family protein produces the protein MTAPAAAPVFTNHLELRARNRRAVEQYMETGREARLRRYTLYTEDGTAALFNTDIGRPITVQGHARLQKHNELSLQVLPDWQWSDVQIYETQDPAVIWVECEGEGTIRFPGYPEGHYRNHFIHGFTLENGRIAASREYTNPIEHMRALNIDTPHIQRDWIPS, from the coding sequence ATGACCGCCCCCGCCGCCGCCCCGGTGTTCACCAACCACCTCGAGCTGCGCGCCCGCAACCGGCGGGCCGTGGAGCAGTACATGGAGACCGGGCGCGAGGCCCGGCTGCGCCGCTACACCCTCTACACCGAGGACGGCACCGCCGCCCTGTTCAACACCGACATCGGCCGCCCCATCACCGTCCAGGGCCACGCCAGGCTGCAAAAGCACAACGAACTCTCCCTGCAGGTGCTGCCCGACTGGCAGTGGTCCGACGTGCAGATCTACGAGACCCAGGACCCGGCCGTCATCTGGGTGGAGTGCGAGGGCGAGGGCACCATCCGCTTCCCCGGCTATCCCGAGGGCCACTACCGCAACCACTTCATCCACGGCTTCACCCTGGAGAACGGACGCATCGCCGCCAGCCGCGAATACACCAACCCCATCGAACACATGCGGGCCCTGAACATCGACACCCCACACATCCAACGCGACTGGATCCCCTCCTGA
- the phzG gene encoding phenazine biosynthesis FMN-dependent oxidase PhzG — protein MSDVRRSETLTGSLEVAFPEFRTPPAEPLGLLSAWLKTATEQGVREPRALALATADARGRTSSRILAVNQVTDRGIVFITHAGSQKGRELAANPWASGVLYWRETSQQITVAGPVRQLPRAAAEELWAARAVFTHPMSSVSLQSEPLRDLDHLEEIRARALQLGEPPRALPCPDTFVAFVLEPDAVEFWANGTDRLHERLRYDRTDSGWDTTRLQP, from the coding sequence ATGTCTGATGTACGGCGTTCCGAGACGCTGACGGGCTCCCTCGAGGTGGCCTTCCCCGAGTTCCGTACGCCGCCCGCGGAGCCGCTGGGCCTGCTGTCCGCCTGGCTGAAGACGGCCACCGAGCAGGGCGTACGCGAACCGCGCGCCCTGGCCCTGGCCACCGCCGATGCGCGGGGGCGCACCTCCTCGCGCATCCTGGCCGTCAACCAGGTCACCGACCGCGGGATCGTGTTCATCACCCACGCCGGCAGCCAGAAGGGCCGCGAACTGGCCGCCAATCCCTGGGCGTCGGGGGTGCTGTACTGGCGCGAGACCAGCCAGCAGATCACCGTGGCCGGGCCGGTGCGCCAGTTGCCGCGCGCCGCCGCGGAGGAACTGTGGGCGGCGCGCGCGGTGTTCACCCACCCCATGTCGAGCGTGTCGCTGCAGAGCGAGCCGCTGCGCGACCTGGACCACCTTGAAGAGATCCGGGCCAGGGCGCTGCAGCTGGGCGAGCCGCCGCGGGCGCTGCCCTGCCCCGACACGTTCGTGGCCTTTGTCCTGGAGCCGGACGCCGTGGAGTTCTGGGCGAACGGCACCGACCGGCTGCACGAACGGCTGCGCTACGACCGCACCGACAGCGGCTGGGACACCACCCGCCTGCAGCCCTGA
- a CDS encoding PhzF family phenazine biosynthesis isomerase — protein sequence MHNYVVVDAFAREPLTGNPVAVFFDADDLSAEQMQRIAREMNLSETTFVLKPKQGGDFHVRIFTPVNELPFAGHPLLGTAIALGQRTDADGLRIETAMGEIPFELQRVGGKVVSTSMRQPVPVWEPFDRADELLEALGIRESTLPVEIYRNGPRHVLVGFESFEALSKVDPDHRALASFPDMATNCIAGSGTTWRNRMFSPAYGVVEDAATGSVAGPIAIHAARHGLASYGQRIEITQGIEIGRPSPMNALVQGEGDRVDSVEVSGHGVVTIEGVIHV from the coding sequence ATGCACAACTACGTAGTGGTCGACGCGTTCGCCCGAGAGCCTCTCACCGGCAACCCGGTCGCGGTGTTCTTCGACGCCGACGACCTGAGCGCCGAGCAGATGCAACGCATCGCCCGGGAGATGAACCTCTCGGAGACCACGTTCGTCCTCAAGCCCAAGCAGGGCGGGGACTTCCACGTGCGGATCTTCACGCCGGTCAACGAACTCCCCTTCGCCGGACACCCGTTGCTGGGCACCGCCATCGCGCTGGGGCAGCGCACCGACGCGGACGGGCTGCGGATCGAGACCGCCATGGGTGAGATCCCCTTCGAGCTGCAGCGCGTCGGCGGGAAGGTCGTCTCGACGAGCATGCGCCAGCCGGTGCCCGTCTGGGAGCCCTTCGACCGCGCCGACGAACTCCTCGAAGCCCTGGGCATCCGCGAGTCGACGCTGCCGGTGGAGATCTACCGCAACGGCCCGCGGCACGTCCTGGTCGGCTTCGAGAGCTTCGAGGCCCTGTCGAAGGTCGACCCCGACCACCGCGCCCTCGCGAGCTTCCCCGACATGGCGACGAACTGCATCGCCGGCTCCGGGACGACCTGGCGCAACCGCATGTTCTCGCCCGCCTACGGAGTCGTGGAGGACGCCGCCACCGGCTCCGTCGCGGGACCCATCGCCATTCACGCGGCCCGCCACGGCCTCGCCTCGTACGGGCAGCGCATCGAGATCACCCAGGGCATCGAGATCGGCCGCCCCTCCCCCATGAACGCGCTGGTCCAGGGCGAGGGCGACCGCGTCGACTCCGTCGAGGTCTCGGGCCACGGCGTCGTCACGATCGAAGGAGTGATCCATGTCTGA
- a CDS encoding NAD(P)/FAD-dependent oxidoreductase: MTDRTQPDSVVVVGAGQGGYQTAASLREHGYEGSITLISAEDALPYERPPLSKAYLKGEADEAMLWLRPATYYVRQSIDLVSGTVTEIDPAARSVRLADGSAYTYGHLVLATGATPRTLDVPGKELRGVHTLRTAQDAVALQSSLTGARRAVVVGAGFIGLEFAAVAREAGVEVTVVEALDRPLARVVSAPTAEHFTWLHRSNGTELLFGRGVKALHGDGRSNVTAVELADGSRLPADLVLIGVGVTPRTELAAAAGLEVDGGITVDAHLRTSDPHISAIGDCAVFPLARSGSRRRLESVQNAVGHAQAVAGRLAGSPRAYDELPWFWSDQFTTTVQIAGFNEGHETEVVLGTDPDAFSVLLFRGDDLQAVESVNRPADHLAARRLLAQGTDLTPTEATAPGFSLRTYLRSLAERGTEAPVAL; encoded by the coding sequence ATGACGGACCGCACACAGCCCGACTCGGTCGTCGTGGTGGGCGCCGGACAGGGCGGGTACCAGACCGCGGCGTCCCTGCGGGAGCACGGCTACGAAGGGTCCATCACGCTCATCAGCGCGGAGGACGCGCTGCCCTACGAGCGTCCGCCGCTGTCCAAGGCGTACCTCAAGGGCGAGGCGGACGAGGCCATGCTGTGGCTGCGCCCCGCGACGTACTACGTACGCCAGTCGATCGACCTGGTCTCCGGCACCGTCACGGAGATCGACCCGGCCGCCCGCTCGGTGCGGCTGGCCGACGGTTCCGCCTACACCTACGGGCATCTCGTCCTCGCCACCGGCGCCACGCCCCGCACGCTCGACGTGCCGGGCAAGGAGCTGCGCGGCGTGCACACCCTGCGCACCGCGCAGGACGCCGTCGCGCTGCAGTCGTCGCTGACCGGCGCGCGGCGCGCCGTGGTGGTGGGGGCCGGGTTCATCGGACTCGAATTCGCCGCCGTGGCGCGGGAGGCGGGCGTCGAGGTGACGGTCGTCGAGGCGCTCGACCGCCCGCTGGCCCGCGTCGTGTCGGCGCCGACCGCGGAGCACTTCACGTGGCTGCACCGGAGCAACGGCACGGAGCTGCTGTTCGGGCGGGGCGTCAAGGCCCTGCACGGCGACGGCCGTTCGAACGTGACGGCGGTGGAGCTGGCGGACGGCAGCAGGCTGCCCGCCGACCTGGTCCTGATCGGCGTCGGCGTCACCCCGCGCACGGAACTGGCCGCGGCGGCCGGCCTCGAGGTCGACGGCGGCATCACCGTCGACGCCCATCTGCGGACCTCCGATCCGCACATTTCGGCGATCGGTGACTGCGCGGTATTCCCGCTGGCGCGCTCCGGCAGTCGGCGGCGGCTCGAATCCGTGCAGAATGCCGTCGGGCACGCGCAGGCGGTCGCGGGCCGACTCGCGGGATCGCCTCGCGCGTACGACGAACTGCCCTGGTTCTGGAGCGATCAGTTCACCACGACCGTGCAGATCGCGGGATTCAACGAGGGGCACGAGACCGAGGTCGTCCTCGGTACCGATCCGGACGCTTTCTCGGTACTCCTTTTCCGCGGCGACGATCTGCAGGCGGTCGAGTCCGTCAACCGGCCCGCCGATCATCTCGCGGCACGCCGCCTCCTGGCGCAGGGCACGGATCTGACGCCGACGGAGGCCACGGCGCCTGGGTTCAGCCTCAGAACGTACCTCCGGAGCCTCGCCGAGCGTGGGACGGAGGCGCCGGTGGCCCTGTGA
- a CDS encoding 2Fe-2S iron-sulfur cluster-binding protein: MPKITYVAVDGNQTTIDVPEGTSVMRGAVFNDIDGIVAQCGGNMQCATCHVYVDETTLDKLEPPKEREDEMLDFTACPRKPNSRLSCQLKSSDALDGLIVHTPERQN; encoded by the coding sequence ATGCCCAAAATCACGTACGTCGCCGTCGACGGCAACCAGACCACGATCGACGTTCCCGAGGGTACGAGCGTCATGCGCGGCGCCGTCTTCAACGACATCGACGGGATCGTCGCCCAGTGCGGCGGCAACATGCAGTGCGCGACCTGCCACGTCTACGTGGACGAGACCACGCTGGACAAGCTGGAGCCGCCGAAGGAGCGCGAGGACGAGATGCTCGACTTCACGGCGTGCCCGCGCAAGCCCAACAGCCGGCTGAGCTGCCAGCTCAAGTCCAGCGACGCCCTCGACGGCCTCATCGTCCACACCCCGGAACGGCAGAACTGA
- a CDS encoding LysR family transcriptional regulator, translating to MDLLQLRYFQAVARYEHISRAAEELHVAQPSLSRTIARLEAELGTPLFDRQGRRIRLNQYGVVFLHHVDRALSELDDARRVLSDARDTAFGRVSVASETLLTITHLLGSFRAAYPRADVRLFQSNAEEMDRQLRAREVDFCVASQPLTGTNLEMIELAREEVLLAVPRGHWLDGQESVTIREIATEPFVTTRIGQWQRTLLDRLFASEGLTPMISCEGDEPGASQDMISAGLGIGLIPAISRQAGTDSQVPVAWVHLNAPDCHRVLTLVWSRDTYLSDAAVKFREFTTSRPFMTHRLPDKRRGRGRQP from the coding sequence ATGGATCTTCTGCAGTTGCGCTACTTCCAGGCCGTCGCCCGTTACGAGCACATCAGCCGTGCCGCGGAGGAGCTGCACGTCGCCCAGCCCTCCCTGAGCCGCACCATCGCGCGCCTGGAGGCCGAGCTCGGCACCCCCCTCTTCGACCGGCAGGGCCGCCGCATCCGGCTGAATCAGTACGGCGTGGTGTTCCTGCACCACGTGGACCGCGCCCTGAGCGAGCTCGACGACGCCCGCAGGGTCCTGAGCGACGCCCGGGACACGGCGTTCGGCCGGGTCAGCGTCGCCTCCGAGACCCTCCTGACGATCACGCATCTCCTCGGCAGCTTCCGGGCCGCGTACCCCCGCGCCGACGTGCGGCTCTTCCAGTCGAACGCGGAGGAGATGGACCGCCAGCTGCGCGCCAGGGAGGTCGACTTCTGCGTGGCGTCGCAGCCGCTGACCGGCACGAACCTGGAGATGATCGAGCTGGCCCGCGAGGAGGTGCTGCTCGCGGTCCCGCGCGGTCACTGGCTCGACGGCCAGGAGAGCGTGACGATCCGTGAGATCGCCACCGAGCCGTTCGTGACGACCCGCATCGGCCAGTGGCAACGCACGCTCCTGGACCGCCTCTTCGCGTCCGAGGGCCTCACTCCGATGATCTCCTGCGAGGGCGACGAGCCGGGCGCGAGCCAGGACATGATCAGCGCGGGCCTCGGCATCGGCCTGATCCCGGCCATCTCCCGCCAGGCAGGCACGGATTCCCAGGTCCCCGTGGCCTGGGTGCACTTGAACGCGCCGGACTGCCACCGGGTGCTCACGCTGGTGTGGAGCCGCGACACCTACCTGTCCGACGCCGCGGTGAAGTTCCGGGAGTTCACGACCAGCAGGCCCTTCATGACGCACCGGCTGCCCGACAAGCGCCGCGGACGCGGACGTCAACCTTGA